Proteins encoded in a region of the Coregonus clupeaformis isolate EN_2021a chromosome 9, ASM2061545v1, whole genome shotgun sequence genome:
- the LOC121573942 gene encoding myb/SANT-like DNA-binding domain-containing protein 2 isoform X2 yields the protein MREHKFYSADGFTHNFRLQYKLTAHPIHSEDVNYHPPPLSNRSKMAAPSNADHSPEISTPLKIPKTEVPSPESEDLSDSNQYHSNPSTPNRFSPLNVGLSISGSAGRSVSACASNSFTACRGMSWTPSETNALIAVWGNERLTEARMQQLEVAGTVFSGKAPGPAMYERVSRALAELGYERTPSQCRERMKTLRRCYSRVKEHGVGKRKSSYSIEQLEKVFGQGGWDSQTCAPVLINSSGLYQEMESDGSTMEDFSQEDWCNQVLASAFQEGEMETEVTQPPKNARVLQLRPEPLEQVQKQEVMQNVVRILESVHVKWEHFQTWTDFSRLHLSNKLAIFGVGYNTRWREDIRYHYAEISSQVPLGKRLREYFNPEKAEGRVIMTKVQKMNWKNVYYKFLDITISEARCLELHMEVDWIPIAQSRVTGCSNGTSKYLLPGGIPKTYGLYAIGYEEVAAESHYTGEDEAPASPLQHQDTDQSLPLSGSSGSGGSGSESVVRPGGRAGEGERTGAKVTYCYLGIAEERTLQQCLFQHFQSSGKHYSRRELSAVTHFLRGNCSGTGQQTREEGLSLGPERSAIYIKFIEVELDFLSAGSLVECLEIAVGYSLKYNNKETL from the exons ATGCGCGAACACAAATTCTACAGCGCAGATGGCTTCACCCATAATTTTCGTTTGCAATATAAATTGACCGCTCACCCAATCCACTCAGAAGACGTCAACTATCATCCCCCGCCCCTTAGCAACAGAAGCAAGATGGCGGCGCCCAGTAACGCTGATCATTCTCCCGAGATATCGACGCCGTTAAAGATACCGAAAACAGAAGTGCCATCACCAGAATCGGAAGATTTGAGCGACAGCAACCAATATCATTCCAATCCCTCCACACCTAATCGTTTCTCGCCTCTCAACGTAGGTTTGTCGATTTCTGGGAGCGCAGGCCGAAGTGTATCGGCCTGTGCCTCAAATAGCTTCACAGCTTGCCGAGGGATGTCGTGGACCCCATCCGAAACAAACGCCCTTATTGCGGTGTGGGGCAATGAAAGACTGACGGAGGCACGAATGCAGCAGCTGGAGGTTGCAGGCACCGTTTTCTCTGGAAAGGCTCCTGGTCCCGCAATGTACGAGCGGGTCTCACGAGCCCTAGCAGAGCTCGGCTACGAAAGGACCCCATCCCAATGCAGGGAGAGGATGAAG ACGCTGCGACGGTGCTACAGCCGAGTGAAGGAGCACGGTGTCGGCAAGAGGAAGAGCAGCTACTCCATCGAGCAGCTGGAAAAGGTGTTTGGTCAGGGGGGCTGGGACTCCCAGACGTGTGCCCCCGTCCTCATTAACAGCAGTGGCCTGTACCAGGAGATGGAGTCTGACGGCAGCACGATGGAGGACTTCTCCCAGGAAGACTGGTGCAACCAGGTGCTGGCCTCCGCCTtccaggagggagagatggaaactG AGGTAACACAGCCACCAAAGAATGCCAGAGTCCTGCAGCTTCGACCTGAGCCTTTGGAGCAAGTCCA GAAACAGGAAGTAATGCAGAACGTGGTGCGCATCCTGGAGTCGGTGCATGTGAAGTGGGAGCACTTCCAGACGTGGACCGACTTCTCCCGGCTGCACCTTTCCAACAAGCTGGCCATTTTCGGCGTGGGCTACAACACGCGCTGGCGCGAGGACATCCGCTACCACTATGCAGAGATCAGCTCCCAGGTGCCCCTTGGCAAGCGGCTGCGCGAGTACTTCAACCCGGAGAAGGCAGAGGGCCGTGTCATCATGACCAAAGTGCAGAAGATGAACTGGAAGAACGTGTATTATAAGTTCCTGGACATCACCATTAGCGAGGCACGCTGTCTGGAACTGCACATGGAGGTGGACTGGATCCCCATAGCCCAGTCCAGGGTGACTGGCTGTAGCAACGGGACCTCCAAGTACCTCCTACCGGGGGGCATCCCCAAGACTTACGGCCTGTACGCCATAGGCTACGAGGAGGTGGCGGCGGAGTCGCACTACACAGGGGAGGATGAGGCCCCAGCCTCTCCACTGCAACACCAAGACACTGACCAGAGCTTGCCTCTCTCTGGGTCGTCAGGCTCCGGCGGGTCCGGGTCCGAGAGTGTGGTGAGGCCGGGGGGACgagcaggggagggggagaggacaggggccAAAGTGACCTACTGCTACCTGGGCATCGCGGAGGAGAGGACCCTACAGCAGTGTCTGTTCCAGCACTTTCAGAGCTCAGGCAAGCACTACAGCCGCAGGGAGCTCTCGGCCGTCACACACTTCCTCCGGGGGAATTGCAGCGGCACCGGGCAGCAGACCAGGGAAGAGGGCCTCTCCTTGGGCCCTGAACGTTCGGCCATCTACATTAAATTTATCGAGGTGGAGCTAGATTTCCTCTCTGCTGGCTCACTGGTGGAATGTCTAGAAATTGCAGTTGGTTACTCCTTAAAGTACAATAACAAAGAGACGTTGTAA
- the LOC121573942 gene encoding myb/SANT-like DNA-binding domain-containing protein 2 isoform X1 has translation MREHKFYSADGFTHNFRLQYKLTAHPIHSEDVNYHPPPLSNRSKMAAPSNADHSPEISTPLKIPKTEVPSPESEDLSDSNQYHSNPSTPNRFSPLNVGLSISGSAGRSVSACASNSFTACRGMSWTPSETNALIAVWGNERLTEARMQQLEVAGTVFSGKAPGPAMYERVSRALAELGYERTPSQCRERMKVMGDRTLRRCYSRVKEHGVGKRKSSYSIEQLEKVFGQGGWDSQTCAPVLINSSGLYQEMESDGSTMEDFSQEDWCNQVLASAFQEGEMETEVTQPPKNARVLQLRPEPLEQVQKQEVMQNVVRILESVHVKWEHFQTWTDFSRLHLSNKLAIFGVGYNTRWREDIRYHYAEISSQVPLGKRLREYFNPEKAEGRVIMTKVQKMNWKNVYYKFLDITISEARCLELHMEVDWIPIAQSRVTGCSNGTSKYLLPGGIPKTYGLYAIGYEEVAAESHYTGEDEAPASPLQHQDTDQSLPLSGSSGSGGSGSESVVRPGGRAGEGERTGAKVTYCYLGIAEERTLQQCLFQHFQSSGKHYSRRELSAVTHFLRGNCSGTGQQTREEGLSLGPERSAIYIKFIEVELDFLSAGSLVECLEIAVGYSLKYNNKETL, from the exons ATGCGCGAACACAAATTCTACAGCGCAGATGGCTTCACCCATAATTTTCGTTTGCAATATAAATTGACCGCTCACCCAATCCACTCAGAAGACGTCAACTATCATCCCCCGCCCCTTAGCAACAGAAGCAAGATGGCGGCGCCCAGTAACGCTGATCATTCTCCCGAGATATCGACGCCGTTAAAGATACCGAAAACAGAAGTGCCATCACCAGAATCGGAAGATTTGAGCGACAGCAACCAATATCATTCCAATCCCTCCACACCTAATCGTTTCTCGCCTCTCAACGTAGGTTTGTCGATTTCTGGGAGCGCAGGCCGAAGTGTATCGGCCTGTGCCTCAAATAGCTTCACAGCTTGCCGAGGGATGTCGTGGACCCCATCCGAAACAAACGCCCTTATTGCGGTGTGGGGCAATGAAAGACTGACGGAGGCACGAATGCAGCAGCTGGAGGTTGCAGGCACCGTTTTCTCTGGAAAGGCTCCTGGTCCCGCAATGTACGAGCGGGTCTCACGAGCCCTAGCAGAGCTCGGCTACGAAAGGACCCCATCCCAATGCAGGGAGAGGATGAAGGTAATGGGGGACAGA ACGCTGCGACGGTGCTACAGCCGAGTGAAGGAGCACGGTGTCGGCAAGAGGAAGAGCAGCTACTCCATCGAGCAGCTGGAAAAGGTGTTTGGTCAGGGGGGCTGGGACTCCCAGACGTGTGCCCCCGTCCTCATTAACAGCAGTGGCCTGTACCAGGAGATGGAGTCTGACGGCAGCACGATGGAGGACTTCTCCCAGGAAGACTGGTGCAACCAGGTGCTGGCCTCCGCCTtccaggagggagagatggaaactG AGGTAACACAGCCACCAAAGAATGCCAGAGTCCTGCAGCTTCGACCTGAGCCTTTGGAGCAAGTCCA GAAACAGGAAGTAATGCAGAACGTGGTGCGCATCCTGGAGTCGGTGCATGTGAAGTGGGAGCACTTCCAGACGTGGACCGACTTCTCCCGGCTGCACCTTTCCAACAAGCTGGCCATTTTCGGCGTGGGCTACAACACGCGCTGGCGCGAGGACATCCGCTACCACTATGCAGAGATCAGCTCCCAGGTGCCCCTTGGCAAGCGGCTGCGCGAGTACTTCAACCCGGAGAAGGCAGAGGGCCGTGTCATCATGACCAAAGTGCAGAAGATGAACTGGAAGAACGTGTATTATAAGTTCCTGGACATCACCATTAGCGAGGCACGCTGTCTGGAACTGCACATGGAGGTGGACTGGATCCCCATAGCCCAGTCCAGGGTGACTGGCTGTAGCAACGGGACCTCCAAGTACCTCCTACCGGGGGGCATCCCCAAGACTTACGGCCTGTACGCCATAGGCTACGAGGAGGTGGCGGCGGAGTCGCACTACACAGGGGAGGATGAGGCCCCAGCCTCTCCACTGCAACACCAAGACACTGACCAGAGCTTGCCTCTCTCTGGGTCGTCAGGCTCCGGCGGGTCCGGGTCCGAGAGTGTGGTGAGGCCGGGGGGACgagcaggggagggggagaggacaggggccAAAGTGACCTACTGCTACCTGGGCATCGCGGAGGAGAGGACCCTACAGCAGTGTCTGTTCCAGCACTTTCAGAGCTCAGGCAAGCACTACAGCCGCAGGGAGCTCTCGGCCGTCACACACTTCCTCCGGGGGAATTGCAGCGGCACCGGGCAGCAGACCAGGGAAGAGGGCCTCTCCTTGGGCCCTGAACGTTCGGCCATCTACATTAAATTTATCGAGGTGGAGCTAGATTTCCTCTCTGCTGGCTCACTGGTGGAATGTCTAGAAATTGCAGTTGGTTACTCCTTAAAGTACAATAACAAAGAGACGTTGTAA